From Mercenaria mercenaria strain notata chromosome 17, MADL_Memer_1, whole genome shotgun sequence, the proteins below share one genomic window:
- the LOC123536714 gene encoding excitatory amino acid transporter 1-like — translation MDNNENNACKQKCLWWLRQNLLVILTFIACGIGFLIGFLVAHEDPSPSAIMWIGMPGELYIRTINMMIVPLVVCSVIAGTAKMDPRTNGKVSGISMAYIMLTNCVTPLLAAALSYTIKPGEGIETDVDTSKQIENVMQTEDIFADLLRNIVPDNIIASCFQQAQTKYEYKNKTIITNNGTHDITETTKELKRKYVGSAGSTNVLGLIIVSVLFGVGAAAMKEEGKPFLLFFKSATDIILRILQVLIWTTPVGVASLIAKTIVTTKDVEDTFRKLGMYALTVEVGLVFWGFIVLPLLFLIVRRANPFRFYGTIIPSIMIVVVTASTMIALPESFRSLEYKNNCDPRISRLVAPLSATIGRAGSVLYITCSCFFIIQTLGRDVNAADIILVVLLAWISALAIPDVAGASLVTVLILLTTLNIPGEAAAMLFALEFFLDRSRSVVNLLTQLTGVMLIDKFCAASLPKLTEYSEPKDKEKLTLQYDEQTEVNVKQGFEKDACYPPNFNNTKL, via the exons ATGGACAACAACGAGAATAACGCCTGCAAACAAAAATGTCTCTGGTGGTTACGGCAGAACTTGTTGGTGATACTCACGTTTATTGCTTGTGGTATTGGGTTCCTGATTGGCTTTCTGGTAGCCCACGAAGACCCTTCTCCAAGCGCTATTATGTGGATTG GTATGCCAGGAGAGCTTTACATCCGAACGATAAATATGATGATTGTCCCGTTAGTTGTCTGCAGTGTCATTGCTG GTACAGCGAAGATGGACCCCCGTACCAATGGTAAAGTCAGTGGGATTTCTATGGCTTACATTATGCTCACTAACTGTGTTACACCTTTACTTGCTGCAGCTCTTAGCTACACCATCAAACCAG GAGAAGGCATAGAAACAGATGTTGATACATCGAAACAAATTGAAAATGTGATGCAAACTGAGGACATCTTTGCTGACCTTCTGAG GAACATTGTTCCAGACAACATAATAGCCTCGTGTTTCCAACAG GCGCAGACAAAGTacgaatataaaaataaaactatcattACCAACAATGGGACACATGATATAACAGAAACAACGAAAGAACTGAAGAGAAAGTATGTTGGATCTGCAGGATCTACCAATGTCCTTG GCTTGATCATTGTAAGCGTTTTGTTCGGTGTTGGTGCGGCAGCTATGAAGGAAGAAGGGAAACCATTTCTACTTTTCTTCAAGTCCGCTACAGATATTATACTGAGAATACTCCAAGTCCTTATTTG GACAACGCCTGTTGGTGTTGCCAGCCTGATTGCAAAAACGATAGTTACAACGAAAGATGTGGAAGACACTTTCCGGAAACTTGGCATGTATGCGCTCACAGTGGAAGTTGGCCTCGTGTTCTGGGGTTTCATTGTTTTACCACTTTTGTTCCTCATTGTGAGACGTGCCAACCCATTTAGATTCTACGGCACCATCATACCGTCGATTATGATTGTTGTAGTTACCGCCAGCAC GATGATAGCACTCCCAGAGAGTTTCCGTAGTTTGGAGTACAAGAACAATTGCGATCCACGGATATCCCGCTTGGTGGCGCCGCTGTCAGCAACCATTGGAAGAGCCGGGAGTGTTCTCTACATCACATGTTCGTGCTTCTTTATCATACAAACTCTTGGCCGTGACGTTAATGCTGCAGATATCATCCTAGttgt GTTGCTAGCATGGATATCAGCGTTAGCCATACCAGATGTAGCAGGTGCGAGTCTTGTAACTGTCCTCATATTACTGACCACATTAAACATACCAGGAGAAGCCGCGGCTATGCTGTTTGCACTGGAATTCTTCCT GGACAGATCTCGGAGCGTCGTAAATTTACTAACCCAGCTTACTGGAGTCATGCTTATCGACAAATTCTGTGCAGCTTCTCTACCTAAACTAACAGAATACAGCGAGCCCAAAGATAAAGAAAAGCTTACATTACAATATGATGAACAGACAGAGGTTAATGTCAAACAGGGGTTCGAAAAGGATGCCTGTTACCCACCAAACTTTAACAATACAAAACTGTAA